From a region of the Asterias amurensis chromosome 2, ASM3211899v1 genome:
- the LOC139953658 gene encoding small ribosomal subunit protein mS33-like, whose protein sequence is MTSLYARRMARLSARIFGDVFRPTTPQSMKVVQLMSEKPREHRREVVEYYPPHNEVYKLMKTLRFLGLYRDEHADFSEEMKRVARLKGKAPPKKGEGKRAMKRK, encoded by the exons ATGACGTCTCTTTATGCAAGAAGAATGGCACGACTTAGTGCTCGTATTTTTGGTGATGTTTTCCGTCCCACAACCCCTCAATCAATGAAAGTGGTGCAGCTGATGAGTGAGAAGCCAAGAGAACATCGGAGAGAAGTTGTGGAATATTATCCGCCTCATAATGAAGTATACAAATTGATGAAAACACTCAGATTTCTAGGTCTTTATAG GGATGAACATGCAGACTTCAGTGAAGAGATGAAGAGAGTGGCTCGTCTTAAAGGAAAAGCACCTCCAAAGAAGGGAGAAGGAAAACGTGCAATGAAGAGGAAATGA
- the LOC139953642 gene encoding ATP-binding cassette sub-family C member 9-like: MSLESGDTAASWQWICGVNSSDISLFNDFQWDKEHVLNNTCLIDVVNASPHSLSLLVFFLILFGVFCFNYKRVTPKFVLRFPNHSVQWILMLLVIVVQLGALSEGILTDVTYRYSQYVSVSTQPHLYVPGASGFLAGILVLVFSHTMELWRMANMIWLLLMYWMLAVAGQVAQILSLAYQDKADVNIMRFDFCVTLLGLYALLVINTLNIIRIRVCYCCLEGHSNKAIMKDLRRDKMFYMERYSNFLSDKTYWWVNWILKLGYKRTLVLEDLGSLPEEHSAAQIHRKFAKAFNLHKDKDHQPSLFKVYMKVHGAVVAFALLLKLIADLLIFVGPVALTGIIEYAKIISEKLPPEVSEEPHFISLSEYFANGYILVVVVFLAAIVRLLLLHLFDFRMQLEGFHLRSSLQTMIYEKSLRIAVTTISSGDMTMGEINNHISTDAQNLGMFLNFGLNAVTLPIMLVVAVVLLYVNIGVSSLIGLSLFILVLPLQSVMAAFIAKIEKTVLEFADSRLKYTNEMLQSMKLLKLSGWEDIFTDAIESIRRKEIQGYFKILISYGFVSGSSMATPLLVTLLSFAVYQPITGETLTPAKAFSTLTLFALLGEPMMMIPQSLYMCTSCFISTKRLQKFFAATEVENEDSNSSSLLDSADDGTTRDVVVGQAHLQEHEIETDGHVPLLSSIVLDPESYTTTRTPLPDHLAIKITSGNFAWGKESESLTLRDINLDVPKGKLTMVIGAVGSGKSSLLSAILGEMTTESGSVQLNSASNSIAYANQKPWLLNDSMKDNVLFGLPFQSNRYKEVILSCALQPDIDILPAGDQTEIGEKGINLSGGQKQRVSVARAMYGRKDIVLLDDPLSALDGHVGAQMFKDGILGLLLKNGQTVVLVTHQLQYLSHADKIVIMKDGRVEREGVLADIAEAEPELYSQYEKSVHNNTDDEEESQTEEDRQELMRQISRQTSQQRKRLISQNSLSCLEESDDIKGKLIEDEEREQGSVSYKVYLFYLRSTTLPLMLAVFAAYILRTAFEVGTSFWLSKWASDNVNPELNSTSSSYYVGVYGGLTGGATIFSFISSVALVFATISIAKKIFLKMLRTIAHMPIRFFDTTPVGRIINRFSSDIEIVDMMLMFNIDSCMIVLLMTLSAIIINVIVTPIFIVIILPVIIMFVFLQKVFLTTSRELQRINNITRSPVYAFFSESLVGLSTIRAYRSQRRFFNKILKYVSDNNVAYVYLTACNSWLGVRLDFIAALVVLLSGMSTLIAASLTGLDASLVGLAISYALQISGYLNYLMRILAELEMQMNSVERIKHYTSLTPESQEGMEPPLDWPKRGEIDLIAVSARYAEDLDPVLKDVNLHIAAGQKVGICGRTGSGKSSLTLTLLRMIDMYEGELRIDGIDIQCVCLTTLRKRLSIIPQDPVLFNGSIRMNLDPSESLSDAELWTALEIAQLKNVVTELQDGLDFQVSEGGDNFSMGQRQLFCLARAFLRKSRILIMDEATASIDTETDKMLQEVVATAFADRTVLTIAHRISTILESDIILVLEQGRIIEHDTPANLLADENSAFTALVNTTH; encoded by the exons ATGTCTTTGGAGAGTGGAGATACAGCTGCATCCTGGCAATGGATCTGTGGTGTCAACTCATCCGACATCTCCCTGTTTAATGACTTTCAATGGGACAAGGAACACGTGTTAAACAATACATGTTTGATTGATGTTGTGAACGCTAGTCCCCATAGCTTATCTCTTCTAGTCTTCTTTCTCATACTGTTTGGAGTGTTCTGCTTCAACTACAAACGCGTCACCCCAAAGTTCGTCCTGCGTTTTCCTAATCATTCAGTACAATGGATTCTGATGCTTTTGGTTATAGTGGTACAGTTAGGAGCGCTATCGGAAGGTATCCTGACTGATGTTACGTACAGGTATAGTCAGTATGTGTCGGTCTCTACCCAACCTCATCTGTACGTACCAGGAGCAAGCGGCTTCTTAGCAGGTATTTTGGTCCTGGTGTTCAGTCACACGATGGAGTTATGGCGAATGGCCAACATGATTTGGCTGCTGTTGATGTATTGGATGCTTGCAGTAGCTGGCCAGGTTGCTCAGATACTCAGCTTGGCGTATCAGGATAAAGCGGACGTCAACATCATGAGATTTGATTTCTGTGTGACGCTTCTTGGCCTCTATGCTCTGCTTGTTATAAATACCTTGAATATCATCCGCATAAGG GTGTGCTATTGTTGCCTGGAAGGACATAGTAACAAGGCCATCATGAAAGATCTTCGCCGTGACAAAATGTTCTACATGGAAAGATACTCGAACTTCTTATCTGATAAGACCTACTGGTGGGTGAATTGGATTTTAAAACTCGGCTACAAGCGGACGTTGGTTCTTGAGGATCTTGGATCATTGCCTGAGGAACACTCAGCCGCACAAATCCATCGCAAGTTTGCAAAGGCCTTCAATCTACATAAG GATAAGGATCATCAGCCATCTTTATTTAAAGTCTACATGAAAGTCCATGGAGCAGTTGTGGCATTTGCCCTGCTGCTGAAACTCATTGCTGACCTATTGATCTTTGTGGGACCTGTGGCATTGACTGGTATCATCGAATATGCAAAGATTATTTCTGAAAAATTGCCACCAGAG GTTTCAGAAGAGCCTCATTTCATCAGCTTGTCGGAGTACTTTGCAAATGGCTACATTCTGGTAGTGGTTGTCTTCCTTGCAGCGATTGTGagacttcttcttcttcacttGTTTGATTTCCGGATGCAACTTGAAGGTTTTCACCTCCGTTCATCATTACAG ACTATGATATATGAGAAATCACTACGTATTGCAGTAACGACCATCTCATCTGGTGATATGACAATGGGTGAGATCAATAATCATATCTCAACAGACGCACAGAATTTGGGAATGTTCCTTAACTTTGGACTCAATGCAGTAACGTTACCTATAATG CTTGTCGTAGCTGTGGTGCTTTTATATGTCAACATTGGTGTCTCGAGTCTCATTGGCTTATCACTCTTCATTTTAGTTCTTCCACTCCAAAGTGTCATGGCTGCATTTATAGCAAAGATAGAAAAAACAGTCTTG GAGTTTGCCGACAGTCGATTGAAATACACTAATGAGATGTTACAGAGTATGAAGCTACTCAAGCTGTCTGGATGGGAGGATATCTTTACTGATGCTATTGAGAGTATTCGGCGTAAGGAGATTCAAGGCTACTTTAAGATACTCATCTCATACGGCTTTGTct CTGGAAGCTCAATGGCAACACCACTTCTTGTTACTCTCTTG TCGTTTGCCGTGTACCAACCCATAACCGGAGAGACTCTAACTCCTGCTAAGGCCTTCTCTACCTTGACTCTCTTTGCTCTCCTTGGTGAACCTATGATGATGATCCCACAGTCCCTCTATATGTGTACTAGTTGCTTCATTAGTACAAAACGCCTACAGAAGTTCTTCGCTGCTACTGAAGTTGAAAATGAGGATAGTAACTCCAGTAGTTTATTGGACTCTGCCGATGATGGAACAACTAGGGATGTGGTGGTGGGTCAGGCACATCTGCAG GAACATGAAATTGAGACTGATGGTCACGTTCCCTTGCTGTCTTCAATAGTTCTAGATCCTGAATCATATACAACCACAAGGACACCACTCCCTGATCACTTAGCAATAAAG ataaCATCTGGTAACTTTGCCTGGGGGAAGGAATCTGAGAGTCTAACTCTCCGAGATATCAACTTGGATGTCCCCAAAG GTAAACTTACTATGGTGATTGGAGCTGTTGGGAGTGGCAAGTCCTCATTACTGTCTGCTATACTGGGTGAAATGACCACAGAGTCTGGGAGTGTTCAGCTCAACAG CGCCAGCAACTCTATCGCCTATGCCAACCAGAAACCATGGCTTCTGAATGATTCAATGAAGGATAATGTTCTGTTTGGACTTCCCTTTCAGAGCAACAG ATACAAGGAGGTGATTCTATCTTGTGCGTTGCAACCAGACATTGACATCTTACCGGCTGGTGATCAGACTGAGATTGGAGAGAAAGGAATTAATCTTAGTGGAGGACAGAAACAACGCGTCAGTGTAGCTAGGGCTATGTATGGTAGAAAGGACATCGTCCTTCTT GATGATCCACTATCAGCCCTGGACGGCCATGTTGGTGCTCAGATGTTCAAAGATGGTATTCTAGGATTACTCCTCAAGAATGGACAGACTGTTGTATTAGTAACACACCAGCTGCAATATCTCTCACACGCTGATAAG ATTGTGATCATGAAGGATGGTAGAGTTGAGAGAGAGGGTGTATTGGCCGACATTGCAGAAGCTGAACCTGAGTTATACAGTCAGTATGAGAAGTCTGTGCATAACAACACTGACGATGAAGAAGAATCACAGACGGAAGAAGACCGGCAAGAATTGATGAGGCAAATATCACGTCAGACATCTCAACAAAGGAAGCGCCTTATATCACAAAACTCACTTTCATGTTTGGAAG AGTCTGATGACATAAAAGGGAAGTTGATTGAAGATGAAGAGAGGGAACAAGGGTCTGTGTCTTACAAAGTCTACTTATTCTACCTACGGAGCACCACCCTGCCTCTAATGTTAGCCGTGTTCGCTGCTTACATACTACGTACTGCATTCGAAGTGGGTACTAGCTTCTGGCTTTCTAAATGGGCCTCTGACAATGTGAATCCAGAACTTAAT AGCACCAGTAGTAGCTACTATGTAGGAGTGTATGGTGGTTTGACCGGAGGTGCAACTATCTTCTCCTTTATTTCTAGTGTGGCATTAGTGTTTGCAACAATCTCCATTGCTAAGAAGATCTTCCTCAAGATGTTACGCACCATCGCTCACATGCCTATCAg GTTTTTCGACACTACCCCAGTTGGTCGTATAATCAACCGCTTTTCTAGTGACATAGAAATTGTTGACATG ATGCTGATGTTTAACATTGATTCCTGTATGATCGTGTTACTGATGACGTTGTCCGCTATTATCATCAATGTTATTGTGACGCCTATCTTCATTGTCATTATACTGCCTGTCATTATTATGTTCGTTTTTCTGCAAAAGGTCTTCTTAACTACTTCAAG GGAGCTGCAACGCATAAACAACATAACTCGGTCCCCCGTGTATGCATTTTTCTCTGAGTCACTCGTGGGGTTGTCAACCATAAGAGCATATCG ATCGCAGAGACGCTTCTTCAATAAAATATTGAAGTATGTTTCCGATAACAATGTTGCCTATGTGTATCTGACTGCCTGTAATAGTTGGCTGGGTGTTCGATTG GATTTTATAGCTGCGTTGGTTGTCTTACTATCTGGAATGAGTACATTGATAGCAGCCTCGTTGACTGGACTTGATGCTAGCCTTGTAGGTCTTGCTATTAGTTATGCATTGCAG ATCTCTGGTTATTTGAACTACCTGATGCGAATATTGGCAGAGTTGGAAATGCAAATGAACTCAGTGGAAAGAATTAAGCATTATACTTCACTTACACCCGAGTCTCAGGAAG GTATGGAACCCCCCCTAGACTGGCCTAAAAGAGGAGAGATCGATCTGATTGCAGTTAGTGCTCGCTATGCTGAAGATCTAGACCCGGTTCTAAAGGATGTTAACTTACATATCGCTGCTGGACAAAAG GTTGGTATTTGTGGACGTACTGGCAGTGGCAAGTCATCTTTAACTCTGACTCTATTGAGAATGATTGATATGTATGAAG GTGAATTGAGGATAGATGGAATAGATATCCAATGTGTGTGTTTGACTACATTAAGAAAACGTCTGTCTATCATACCACAAGATCCTGTTCTCTTTAATGGCAGCATCAG AATGAATTTAGATCCGTCAGAGAGCTTGAGTGATGCTGAGTTATGGACTGCTTTAGAAATTGCTCAACTCAAGAATGTAGTGACTGAACTCCAAGATGGACTAG ATTTCCAGGTGTCTGAAGGCGGTGATAATTTCAGCATGGGTCAGCGTCAGCTCTTCTGTCTAGCTCGTGCCTTCCTCCGTAAATCACGGATATTGATCATGGATGAAGCTACAGCTTCTATTGATACAGAAACG GACAAAATGTTACAAGAAGTTGTTGCTACTGCGTTTGCTGACAGAACAGTTCTCACAATTGCT CACCGAATTTCCACCATTTTGGAGTCGGACATCATTCTGGTTTTGGAGCAAGGGAGAATTATTGAGCACGATACTCCAGCTAATCTTCTAGCCGATGAAAACAGTGCATTTACTGCACTGGTTAACACCACTCATTGA